In Bythopirellula goksoeyrii, a single window of DNA contains:
- the mobA gene encoding molybdenum cofactor guanylyltransferase, which yields MNRGAIILCGGQSERMGTDKALLPFGDETLLERVVRLVSKAVDPHHIVVVAATGQQLPELPREVSLVRDQQSFEGPLAALAAGMRKLEGRTAAVFATGCDTPLLEPAVIDQLFAELGEFAVVVPQDTERFYPLSAVYSMAILAEAQRQLVTGGRSLHGLVKEVSAHRIPLECFRAADPRLASFVNINTQTDYEALLAKKTP from the coding sequence ATGAACCGTGGTGCCATCATTCTCTGTGGAGGCCAGTCGGAGCGAATGGGCACTGACAAGGCCTTGTTACCTTTCGGTGACGAAACCCTGCTAGAGCGCGTCGTTCGATTGGTCAGCAAAGCTGTTGACCCACACCACATCGTCGTGGTGGCGGCTACCGGTCAGCAACTCCCTGAGCTTCCTCGAGAGGTATCCCTTGTCCGCGACCAACAGTCATTTGAAGGACCCCTCGCCGCACTTGCTGCGGGCATGCGCAAGCTGGAGGGTCGCACAGCGGCAGTCTTCGCCACTGGTTGCGACACACCGCTCCTCGAGCCAGCTGTGATCGACCAGCTCTTCGCCGAACTCGGCGAGTTTGCCGTGGTCGTCCCCCAGGATACAGAGCGGTTCTACCCACTCTCGGCAGTCTACAGCATGGCAATTCTTGCCGAGGCTCAGCGCCAACTTGTCACCGGAGGACGTTCGCTGCATGGACTCGTGAAGGAGGTTTCTGCTCATCGCATCCCTCTAGAGTGCTTTCGCGCAGCCGATCCGCGGCTTGCTTCCTTTGTGAATATCAACACACAGACAGACTACGAAGCATTGTTGGCAAAGAAAACTCCTTGA
- a CDS encoding glycosyltransferase: MPRSTGRPIYAFFFKFAGVTVAASDLAKLTAIIRTFDRPRAIGRLLKSIRRYHPTMKVLVADDGVEPTPYNNAEILRLPSEKGQAACLNALLARVRTPQFLVINEQAEMHKAVQLESLVDLVANNQLDIAGGNVVTCRKRLWFFVSRTPQSKHGLMEIAGDRLTLLPGSRSQGSGFWWCDLVPSFYVARTDRVRAMGGWDPELRDDCHEEFFFRAHRHGIRVGIHPEASIWEWSEVTKQPTDVSHRRDLALSVAKMGLAEMTDLEGHTIRPPRLSRAA; encoded by the coding sequence ATGCCCCGTAGTACGGGGCGACCCATCTATGCATTTTTCTTCAAATTCGCAGGTGTCACTGTGGCTGCTTCCGATCTGGCAAAATTGACGGCAATTATTCGCACCTTTGATCGACCTCGTGCTATTGGCAGATTGCTGAAAAGCATTCGCCGCTATCATCCCACCATGAAAGTCCTCGTAGCAGATGATGGAGTGGAGCCAACGCCGTACAACAATGCTGAAATCCTGCGATTGCCGAGTGAAAAAGGTCAGGCGGCATGCCTGAACGCTTTGCTAGCACGCGTGCGGACTCCTCAGTTCCTGGTGATCAATGAGCAAGCCGAGATGCATAAGGCAGTTCAGCTGGAGAGTCTTGTAGATTTAGTTGCGAACAACCAACTCGACATCGCGGGCGGTAATGTCGTTACGTGCCGAAAGCGGCTCTGGTTTTTTGTTTCGCGTACTCCGCAGAGCAAGCACGGACTGATGGAGATCGCCGGCGATCGGCTCACTTTGCTGCCTGGTTCGCGCTCGCAAGGTAGTGGTTTCTGGTGGTGCGATTTGGTGCCATCGTTTTATGTTGCTCGTACTGATCGAGTGCGAGCAATGGGTGGTTGGGATCCAGAACTACGGGACGATTGCCACGAAGAGTTTTTCTTCCGTGCCCATCGTCATGGTATCCGAGTTGGGATACATCCTGAGGCCTCCATCTGGGAATGGAGCGAAGTGACCAAACAGCCGACTGACGTCTCGCATCGACGAGATCTGGCCCTGAGCGTTGCCAAGATGGGACTTGCCGAGATGACCGATCTTGAAGGCCACACCATCCGTCCACCCCGACTTTCGCGGGCAGCCTAA
- a CDS encoding C45 family autoproteolytic acyltransferase/hydolase: MWARKNLFLIVALLSCGSLHAEGVYQPTRFGQGELRIVDSIPVVILQGTPAEIGQQHSGILAKPGAELFGFPRRMLAECGYEFLWPFAVSAGKTLMKNSPADYLQEIGGATNQAELDDDILAVANTLLELRRVGCSSLIVEPERSATGGPLFGRNFDFPAFGLLDRYGVVMVIRPTDKHAFAAVGFPGLMGVLSGMNDAGLCVATLDVEDAADGSVRFEPTGVPMMLVFRQILEECTTIAEAEALLSRTQATTRANLAVCDRNSGAVFEITPKQTLRRDSANALLPCTNHFCMPGLATDRECWRYDVLNRAQDNVTLGVSDIQSYLHQANQGELTLQTMVFEPRELVLHLSLGTPPSSGHQLHRLELKDLLSPR; this comes from the coding sequence ATGTGGGCCCGAAAAAACTTGTTCTTAATAGTGGCGCTCCTCTCCTGCGGTAGTCTCCATGCGGAAGGTGTTTATCAGCCTACCCGCTTTGGCCAGGGTGAACTGCGAATTGTCGACTCGATTCCCGTTGTCATTCTACAGGGGACACCTGCCGAGATCGGCCAGCAACATTCCGGCATATTGGCGAAGCCGGGGGCCGAACTATTTGGCTTCCCCAGGCGGATGTTGGCAGAATGCGGCTACGAGTTCCTTTGGCCTTTTGCCGTATCGGCGGGGAAGACTTTGATGAAGAACTCTCCTGCGGATTATCTCCAAGAGATCGGAGGAGCAACAAATCAGGCAGAGCTCGATGATGACATCCTTGCTGTAGCTAACACTCTACTTGAGCTACGGCGAGTCGGCTGCTCATCATTAATCGTAGAGCCTGAACGGAGTGCGACTGGTGGACCGCTCTTTGGTCGGAACTTTGATTTTCCGGCGTTTGGATTGCTTGATCGCTACGGTGTGGTCATGGTGATCCGGCCCACCGATAAACATGCATTTGCTGCTGTGGGATTTCCCGGCTTGATGGGCGTACTTTCGGGAATGAACGATGCGGGGCTCTGCGTGGCGACACTAGATGTAGAAGACGCGGCAGATGGTTCCGTTCGGTTTGAACCAACGGGCGTGCCGATGATGCTAGTATTTCGCCAGATCCTCGAAGAGTGTACGACCATCGCCGAAGCGGAAGCGCTTCTGAGTCGTACTCAAGCAACCACGCGAGCCAACTTGGCCGTGTGTGATCGCAATTCGGGCGCCGTGTTTGAAATCACCCCCAAACAAACGCTCCGCCGTGATTCTGCTAACGCCCTGCTCCCCTGTACGAATCATTTTTGCATGCCGGGGCTTGCGACCGATCGGGAGTGCTGGCGCTATGATGTTTTGAACCGTGCGCAAGACAATGTGACACTCGGTGTTAGTGACATTCAAAGCTATCTGCATCAAGCGAATCAAGGAGAGTTGACTCTTCAAACGATGGTGTTCGAGCCACGTGAGTTAGTACTGCACTTGTCGCTGGGAACCCCGCCGAGCTCAGGACATCAATTGCATCGACTGGAGTTGAAAGACCTTTTGTCTCCTCGGTAG